A portion of the Deltaproteobacteria bacterium genome contains these proteins:
- a CDS encoding 6,7-dimethyl-8-ribityllumazine synthase, which yields MTAEKKIAYVQATWHTDITDRCKQAFVAELATHGYDETGIEFFSTPGSLEIPLMAKKLAKTGRFAAVCASGFVIDGGVYRHEFVAQAVLQGIMQTSLETEVPILSAVLTPHDFHEHAVHQDFFREHMATKGRELADACVSIIEKLAAVA from the coding sequence ATGACTGCAGAAAAGAAGATCGCCTACGTGCAGGCCACCTGGCACACCGATATTACCGACCGCTGCAAGCAGGCGTTCGTCGCGGAACTCGCGACGCATGGCTACGACGAGACCGGCATCGAGTTCTTTTCCACGCCCGGCAGCCTCGAGATTCCGCTCATGGCCAAGAAGCTCGCCAAGACCGGCCGCTTCGCGGCGGTGTGCGCGAGCGGCTTCGTGATCGACGGTGGGGTTTATCGCCACGAGTTCGTCGCGCAAGCGGTCCTGCAAGGGATCATGCAGACGTCGCTCGAAACGGAAGTTCCCATCCTCTCGGCCGTCCTCACACCGCACGATTTCCACGAGCACGCCGTGCATCAGGATTTCTTCCGCGAGCATATGGCGACGAAGGGCCGCGAACTCGCGGATGCGTGCGTGTCGATCATCGAGAAACTTGCCGCTGTCGCGTAA